In Plutella xylostella chromosome 4, ilPluXylo3.1, whole genome shotgun sequence, a genomic segment contains:
- the LOC105382593 gene encoding aromatic-L-amino-acid decarboxylase isoform X2 has translation MEAGDFKDFAKAMTEYIAEYLENIRDRQVVPSVKPGYLRPLVPEQAPQQAEHWTAVMQDIERVVMSGVTHWHSPRFHAYFPTANSYPAIVADMLSGAIACIGFTWIASPACTELEVVMLDWLGQMLGLPESFLARSGGEAGGVIQGTASEATLVALLGAKAKTLFEVKAKHPEWADKDIIPKLVGYCNSQAHSSVERAGLLGGVLLRKVNPDSSRRLRGDTLRETIEEDVKNGLIPFYVVATLGTTSSCAFDALEEIGDVCREKDIWLHVDAAYAGSAFICPEYRYLMKGIEKADSFNFNPHKWMLVNFDCSAMWLKQPRWIVDAFNVDPLYLKHDQQGSAPDYRHWQIPLGRRFRALKLWFVLRLYGVENLQKHIRKHIALAHLYEKLCSSDERFEIYEEVTMGLVCFRLKGNNEINEELLRNINGRGKIHLVPSKIDDVYFLRLAICSRFSEESDIHISWEEIKDCADEVLKNHKK, from the exons ATGGAGGCCGGAGATTTCAAAGACTTTGCGAAAGCAATGACAGAATACATTGCTGAATATCTGGAAAATATTCGAGACAG ACAAGTGGTCCCATCAGTGAAGCCGGGCTACCTGCGTCCTCTAGTCCCAGAACAAGCGCCTCAGCAGGCCGAGCACTGGACGGCGGTGATGCAGGACATCGAGCGCGTGGTCATGTCCGGGGTCACCCACTGGCACTCCCCGCGCTTCCACGCCTACTTCCCCACCGCCAACTCCTACCCGGCCATTGTCGCCGACATGCTCAGCGGGGCCATCGCTTGCATAGGATTCACTTGG ATTGCCAGCCCGGCTTGCACGGAGCTCGAAGTGGTGATGTTGGACTGGCTCGGCCAGATGTTGGGGCTTCCGGAGAGCTTCCTAGCGCGGTCGGGGGGCGAGGCTGGAGGAGTCATCCAGGGGACTGCCAGCGAGGCTACCCTGGTGGCCTTGCTCGGCGCCAAGGCTAAGACGCTGTTTGAAGTCAAGGCGAAACACCCTGAGTGGGCCGACAAGGACATCATCCCTAAGCTTGTTGGATATTGCAACA GTCAAGCCCATTCGTCAGTGGAGCGTGCAGGTCTGCTGGGCGGCGTGCTGCTCCGCAAGGTGAACCCCGACTCCTCGCGGCGCCTCCGCGGAGACACGCTGAGAGAGACTATCGAGGAAGACGTCAAGAACGGACTTATTCCTTTCTAC GTGGTAGCCACTTTGGGAACCACTTCTTCGTGCGCTTTCGACGCGTTAGAAGAGATCGGCGACGTGTGCCGCGAGAAGGACATCTGGCTGCACGTTGACGCGGCGTACGCGGGGTCCGCCTTCATCTGCCCCGAGTACCGCTACCTGATGAAGGGCATCGAGAAGGCAGACTCCTTCAACTTCAACCCGCACAAGTGGATGCTGGTCAACTTCGACTGCTCCGCCATGTGGCTGAAGCAGCCGCGCTGGATCGTCGACGCGTTTAACGTAGATCCTTTGTACTTGAAGCATGACCAGCAGGGGTCGGCTCCTGATTACCGCCACTGGCAGATCCCGTTAGGCCGCAGGTTCCGTGCGCTGAAGCTCTGGTTCGTACTGCGACTATACGGGGTCGAGAACCTCCAGAAGCACATTAGAAAGCACATCGCTTTAGCTCATCTTTACGAGAAGCTCTGCTCATCAGATGAAAGGTTCGAGATCTACGAAGAAGTGACGATGGGTCTGGTCTGCTTCAGGCTGAAGGGCAACAATGAGATCAACGAGGAGCTGCTAAGGAACATCAATGGACGCGGCAAGATCCACCTGGTTCCGTCTAAAATAGACGATGTCTACTTCCTGAGGCTGGCCATCTGCTCTCGCTTCTCAGAGGAGAGCGACATTCACATCTCGTGGGAAGAAATAAAGGACTGTGCTGATGAGGTACTTAAAAACCACAAAAAGTAA
- the LOC105382593 gene encoding aromatic-L-amino-acid decarboxylase isoform X1: MTEKDLKCNFEAMEAGDFKDFAKAMTEYIAEYLENIRDRQVVPSVKPGYLRPLVPEQAPQQAEHWTAVMQDIERVVMSGVTHWHSPRFHAYFPTANSYPAIVADMLSGAIACIGFTWIASPACTELEVVMLDWLGQMLGLPESFLARSGGEAGGVIQGTASEATLVALLGAKAKTLFEVKAKHPEWADKDIIPKLVGYCNSQAHSSVERAGLLGGVLLRKVNPDSSRRLRGDTLRETIEEDVKNGLIPFYVVATLGTTSSCAFDALEEIGDVCREKDIWLHVDAAYAGSAFICPEYRYLMKGIEKADSFNFNPHKWMLVNFDCSAMWLKQPRWIVDAFNVDPLYLKHDQQGSAPDYRHWQIPLGRRFRALKLWFVLRLYGVENLQKHIRKHIALAHLYEKLCSSDERFEIYEEVTMGLVCFRLKGNNEINEELLRNINGRGKIHLVPSKIDDVYFLRLAICSRFSEESDIHISWEEIKDCADEVLKNHKK, encoded by the exons ATGACGGAAAAGGATCTCAAGTGTAATTTTG AAGCCATGGAGGCCGGAGATTTCAAAGACTTTGCGAAAGCAATGACAGAATACATTGCTGAATATCTGGAAAATATTCGAGACAG ACAAGTGGTCCCATCAGTGAAGCCGGGCTACCTGCGTCCTCTAGTCCCAGAACAAGCGCCTCAGCAGGCCGAGCACTGGACGGCGGTGATGCAGGACATCGAGCGCGTGGTCATGTCCGGGGTCACCCACTGGCACTCCCCGCGCTTCCACGCCTACTTCCCCACCGCCAACTCCTACCCGGCCATTGTCGCCGACATGCTCAGCGGGGCCATCGCTTGCATAGGATTCACTTGG ATTGCCAGCCCGGCTTGCACGGAGCTCGAAGTGGTGATGTTGGACTGGCTCGGCCAGATGTTGGGGCTTCCGGAGAGCTTCCTAGCGCGGTCGGGGGGCGAGGCTGGAGGAGTCATCCAGGGGACTGCCAGCGAGGCTACCCTGGTGGCCTTGCTCGGCGCCAAGGCTAAGACGCTGTTTGAAGTCAAGGCGAAACACCCTGAGTGGGCCGACAAGGACATCATCCCTAAGCTTGTTGGATATTGCAACA GTCAAGCCCATTCGTCAGTGGAGCGTGCAGGTCTGCTGGGCGGCGTGCTGCTCCGCAAGGTGAACCCCGACTCCTCGCGGCGCCTCCGCGGAGACACGCTGAGAGAGACTATCGAGGAAGACGTCAAGAACGGACTTATTCCTTTCTAC GTGGTAGCCACTTTGGGAACCACTTCTTCGTGCGCTTTCGACGCGTTAGAAGAGATCGGCGACGTGTGCCGCGAGAAGGACATCTGGCTGCACGTTGACGCGGCGTACGCGGGGTCCGCCTTCATCTGCCCCGAGTACCGCTACCTGATGAAGGGCATCGAGAAGGCAGACTCCTTCAACTTCAACCCGCACAAGTGGATGCTGGTCAACTTCGACTGCTCCGCCATGTGGCTGAAGCAGCCGCGCTGGATCGTCGACGCGTTTAACGTAGATCCTTTGTACTTGAAGCATGACCAGCAGGGGTCGGCTCCTGATTACCGCCACTGGCAGATCCCGTTAGGCCGCAGGTTCCGTGCGCTGAAGCTCTGGTTCGTACTGCGACTATACGGGGTCGAGAACCTCCAGAAGCACATTAGAAAGCACATCGCTTTAGCTCATCTTTACGAGAAGCTCTGCTCATCAGATGAAAGGTTCGAGATCTACGAAGAAGTGACGATGGGTCTGGTCTGCTTCAGGCTGAAGGGCAACAATGAGATCAACGAGGAGCTGCTAAGGAACATCAATGGACGCGGCAAGATCCACCTGGTTCCGTCTAAAATAGACGATGTCTACTTCCTGAGGCTGGCCATCTGCTCTCGCTTCTCAGAGGAGAGCGACATTCACATCTCGTGGGAAGAAATAAAGGACTGTGCTGATGAGGTACTTAAAAACCACAAAAAGTAA